The proteins below are encoded in one region of Microbispora sp. NBC_01189:
- a CDS encoding cellulose binding domain-containing protein, with product MRSPRCLAWLAAGAAVAAAIALSGAPAGAADATPTPSPRPSAAPSPSAEPGAPTTPPNVQLCPPPVPAGTTQGYVGLCWSASTDDVGVTGYEVYRLTANGFVRATTTTGTTVVMGGLAYGQVYTFYIVAKDADGHTSPPTALINARAVTGMVVSPSPVPGDTTPPSKPSGLRDGCVYDWPGTAFCWTASTDDVGVAGYAVYRLTSTGWLAVGTRSSTYFMEGNLTTYNKYTYIVVAIDTSSNVSVPSDPFTTTALPGLPTPTPSVSPSPSPSPSATPGCKVAYSQSTWNTGLTAGLVITNTGTTPISGWTLRFTFPSAGERLDQGWSADWSQGTGTAVTASNLAWNATLAPGASVSIGFNASHTGVSDPPSAFSLNGAPCTKA from the coding sequence ATGAGAAGTCCCCGGTGCCTGGCCTGGCTGGCCGCAGGGGCGGCGGTCGCCGCGGCGATCGCGCTCTCCGGCGCGCCCGCCGGAGCGGCGGACGCCACGCCCACCCCGAGCCCGAGGCCGTCCGCGGCCCCGTCGCCGAGCGCCGAACCCGGCGCGCCGACGACCCCGCCCAACGTGCAGCTGTGCCCGCCGCCGGTGCCTGCCGGCACCACCCAGGGGTACGTCGGCCTGTGCTGGAGCGCGTCCACCGACGACGTCGGCGTCACCGGTTACGAGGTCTACCGGCTCACGGCCAACGGCTTCGTCAGGGCGACGACCACCACCGGCACCACCGTCGTGATGGGCGGGCTGGCCTACGGTCAGGTCTACACCTTCTACATCGTGGCCAAGGACGCCGACGGCCACACGAGCCCGCCGACGGCGCTGATCAACGCGCGGGCCGTGACCGGCATGGTGGTCAGCCCGAGCCCGGTCCCCGGAGACACCACCCCGCCCAGCAAGCCGTCCGGGCTGCGCGACGGCTGCGTGTACGACTGGCCCGGCACGGCGTTCTGCTGGACGGCCTCGACCGACGACGTCGGCGTGGCCGGCTACGCCGTCTACCGGCTGACCTCCACCGGCTGGCTGGCGGTCGGAACCCGGAGCTCCACCTACTTCATGGAGGGCAACCTGACGACGTACAACAAGTACACCTACATCGTCGTCGCCATCGACACGTCCAGCAACGTCAGCGTGCCGTCCGACCCGTTCACCACCACGGCCCTGCCGGGGTTACCCACGCCGACCCCCTCTGTGAGCCCCTCCCCGAGCCCCAGCCCCTCGGCGACCCCCGGCTGCAAGGTGGCCTACTCCCAGTCGACCTGGAACACGGGCCTCACCGCCGGCCTGGTGATCACGAACACGGGCACCACGCCGATCTCGGGCTGGACGCTGCGGTTCACCTTCCCGTCGGCGGGCGAGCGGCTCGACCAGGGATGGTCGGCCGACTGGAGCCAGGGGACGGGGACCGCCGTCACCGCTTCCAACCTGGCCTGGAACGCGACCCTCGCGCCTGGCGCGTCCGTGAGCATCGGTTTCAACGCCTCCCACACCGGCGTCTCCGACCCACCGAGCGCTTTCTCGCTCAACGGCGCGCCCTGCACCAAGGCCTGA
- a CDS encoding RICIN domain-containing protein — protein sequence MIGAQPAVAAQQSAPSESTTTVAAAAGDIDGFTAGNAAIASVDLAGTWSFTPAGRSTTSIKVPGGGWYKQGFTDVSQAVYSRTVTVPDSGQPQSTWIEFGAVNHQATLSVDGRVVATQTTAFTPSKFDISAYAAPGTTHTITVDVKGRGALKNPANGKYIVPVAADWSEAVPQGIFRSAILRVYPAVYVSDTFIRTSVANQTLGYDVWVTNTSSNARSVTVTGELSSEGGGTFGYPALPSRTVTVAARSTAKVTVDSVAWNLGSTSYWWPNVPYQSGYRAQLHRLKVRAATDDGRASDATYRFGFRETTQNGEYYYVNGVRVNFRGDNLQGADYDRVDNGGKGDAYDTLPGFLPPSAGNGGWPQAVDNYQRLNYNVVRIHQEPASPYMLDVADEMGLMIIDETGIRGSAQDFVAGHDNMVAHARALTLRDRNHPAVIRWSQANEPTFGNDSEQFEQDLYAAMNGNDGTRPVSLDAAPGADAPSRYPNMRYGNFAVFAHYLDGVGQYGERVATVTGRPDGEGEYVWNKCNTKQGFMWFATATAAKRGKDAADLRPYTLLSAWAGFVPGVRSTDFVPEEGGHPLYGADNLSDPWSNPQIQRVQAAFNPVAAIDLPYWSASGASDGNGAFPLPQAVNTYAYNASVTRNITVFNDDLRGTSVGFSWSARLDRPDGTVIASGQTTLNIPLGSRVTQPVTFTTPASGSRVYLVLTTTKSGATTFTDAIEYFNVGSGSGGPVSGAAYRIVNRNSGKPLAVAGNSTADGAKVVQQTGASAWTVTSGQGGAYTLRYVPTGKVLDVNGSSTTQGLQLQQWTANGGTNQLWYLRPTGDGYYTIVSYASGLLADVYGASTSDGAQVVQWTANGGANQQWQLIPA from the coding sequence ATGATCGGGGCTCAGCCGGCTGTGGCGGCACAGCAGTCCGCGCCGTCGGAGTCCACCACGACGGTCGCCGCCGCCGCTGGGGACATCGACGGCTTCACCGCGGGCAATGCCGCGATCGCCTCGGTCGATCTCGCCGGGACATGGAGCTTTACCCCGGCGGGCCGGTCCACGACGTCGATCAAGGTGCCCGGAGGTGGCTGGTACAAGCAGGGGTTCACCGATGTGTCCCAGGCGGTGTACTCGCGTACGGTGACGGTGCCGGACTCGGGGCAGCCGCAGTCGACGTGGATCGAGTTCGGCGCCGTGAACCACCAGGCGACCTTGTCGGTGGACGGCCGGGTGGTCGCGACGCAGACCACGGCCTTCACTCCGTCGAAGTTCGACATCAGCGCCTACGCCGCCCCGGGCACCACTCATACGATCACCGTTGACGTGAAGGGCCGCGGCGCGCTGAAGAACCCGGCGAACGGCAAGTACATCGTGCCCGTGGCCGCCGACTGGTCCGAGGCGGTCCCGCAGGGCATCTTCCGCTCCGCGATCCTGCGGGTGTACCCGGCCGTGTACGTCAGCGACACGTTCATCCGCACGTCGGTGGCGAATCAGACCCTCGGCTACGACGTGTGGGTGACCAACACCTCGAGCAACGCCCGATCGGTGACGGTGACCGGCGAGCTGTCGTCGGAGGGCGGCGGAACGTTCGGTTATCCGGCGCTGCCGTCCCGTACCGTGACCGTGGCGGCGCGGTCGACGGCCAAGGTCACGGTCGATTCCGTCGCGTGGAACCTCGGCAGCACCTCTTACTGGTGGCCGAACGTCCCCTACCAGTCGGGGTATCGAGCCCAGCTCCACCGGCTGAAGGTTCGCGCGGCGACCGACGACGGCCGGGCAAGTGACGCGACGTACCGGTTCGGGTTCCGTGAGACCACCCAGAACGGCGAGTACTACTACGTCAACGGCGTCCGGGTGAACTTCCGCGGTGACAATCTGCAGGGCGCGGACTACGACCGGGTCGACAACGGAGGCAAGGGCGACGCCTACGACACGCTGCCCGGCTTCCTCCCGCCGTCTGCGGGCAACGGCGGCTGGCCGCAGGCCGTGGACAACTACCAGCGGCTCAACTACAACGTGGTGCGCATCCACCAGGAGCCGGCCAGCCCGTACATGCTCGACGTGGCCGACGAGATGGGCCTGATGATCATCGACGAGACCGGCATCCGCGGCAGCGCGCAGGACTTCGTCGCAGGGCACGACAACATGGTGGCCCACGCCCGCGCGCTCACCTTGCGGGACCGCAACCATCCCGCCGTCATCCGCTGGAGCCAGGCCAACGAACCGACCTTCGGCAACGACTCCGAGCAGTTCGAGCAGGATCTCTACGCGGCGATGAACGGCAACGACGGCACCCGCCCGGTCAGCCTCGACGCCGCGCCAGGCGCCGACGCACCCAGCCGGTACCCGAACATGAGGTACGGCAACTTCGCGGTCTTCGCCCACTACCTCGACGGCGTCGGGCAGTACGGGGAGCGGGTGGCCACCGTGACCGGCCGTCCCGATGGTGAGGGCGAGTACGTCTGGAACAAGTGCAACACCAAGCAGGGCTTCATGTGGTTCGCCACGGCGACGGCCGCCAAACGTGGCAAGGACGCCGCCGACCTGCGCCCGTACACGCTGCTGTCCGCGTGGGCCGGTTTCGTGCCCGGGGTGCGTTCCACGGACTTCGTGCCGGAGGAGGGCGGTCATCCGCTCTACGGTGCGGACAACCTGTCCGATCCTTGGAGCAACCCCCAGATCCAGCGCGTCCAAGCGGCGTTCAATCCGGTCGCGGCGATCGACCTGCCCTACTGGTCGGCGTCCGGAGCCTCCGACGGCAACGGCGCCTTCCCGCTGCCGCAGGCCGTGAACACCTACGCCTACAACGCATCCGTGACCCGCAACATCACCGTTTTCAACGACGACCTGCGCGGCACCTCCGTCGGATTCTCCTGGTCGGCACGGCTCGACCGGCCCGACGGCACTGTGATCGCGTCGGGGCAGACCACACTGAACATCCCACTCGGCTCGCGGGTCACCCAGCCGGTCACCTTCACCACGCCGGCGAGCGGCTCACGGGTGTACCTGGTGCTGACGACCACCAAGTCGGGTGCCACGACGTTCACCGACGCGATCGAGTACTTCAATGTCGGATCCGGTTCGGGCGGCCCGGTCTCGGGCGCGGCCTACCGGATCGTCAACCGCAACAGCGGCAAGCCGCTCGCCGTGGCCGGCAACTCCACCGCAGACGGCGCCAAGGTCGTGCAGCAGACCGGCGCCTCCGCGTGGACCGTCACCAGCGGTCAGGGCGGTGCGTACACCCTGCGCTACGTCCCCACCGGCAAGGTCCTCGACGTCAACGGCAGCAGTACGACCCAAGGGCTGCAACTGCAGCAGTGGACCGCCAACGGCGGCACCAACCAGCTGTGGTACCTGCGGCCCACCGGCGACGGCTATTACACGATCGTCAGCTATGCCAGCGGGCTGTTGGCAGACGTGTACGGCGCGTCCACGTCCGATGGTGCCCAGGTCGTGCAGTGGACCGCCAACGGCGGCGCCAACCAGCAATGGCAGTTGATCCCGGCCTGA
- a CDS encoding chaplin family protein — MRTWAKGSASAAFLAVGVMALGSGTAFADTDGSHSVLGGNQVDIPVTLPIDISGNAVAVVGESHGSSLGGAAVQGAGQGAGRNRTSGAGSILGGNQVVAPITAPIDVCGNAVAVLGEADAGCRGGAAVKGSGRRGGAGGNVTSGAHSVGGGNQVVAPITAPINLCGNAVAIFGDATAGCRGGAYVGGARPAVRAGGNRTSGRSSILGGNQVVAPITAPINLCGNSVAVLGDAFSGCRGGSSVGGPGGHGGYGHHGHGDHHRPRPGSGGHDTDGRYSVGGGTQVVAPITAPVEVCGNGSGSCHGGSTPGHGGHGHGGHGGWSGGSGGNVTSGSHSVDGGNQVVAPVTVPVNVCGNAVAVIGDAFAGCRGGASVIGGGHGGRWGAGGNVTSGRSSILGGNQVVAPVTAPVNVCGNSVAVLGKAHAGCRGGAAVLGGGAGAGGNVTSGRHGILAGNQVVAPITAPINVCGNSVAVLGDAAAGCLGGARVGGWGHGFRPHPQHSAARGAMMPATPGVPVLSGAHTMQPMSAPAAPSGPVIGNLPNMLGLPEAPSLPAAPPVPASRAGKGVAPVGNPAAVVSKATGSLPAAGSLDDTARTLPAKRTLDDATASLPVADTTRNLPTGDLGRTTEVLPLGKLGLMSAEQPVGLTGMNAGSFAALVLGAMFAASASLFAVTRRFRFGRR; from the coding sequence ATGCGAACGTGGGCGAAGGGCTCGGCCTCCGCGGCGTTTCTCGCCGTCGGCGTCATGGCCCTTGGCAGCGGTACGGCTTTCGCCGACACCGACGGCAGCCACTCGGTCCTCGGCGGCAACCAGGTCGACATCCCGGTGACCCTGCCGATCGACATCAGCGGCAACGCGGTGGCGGTCGTGGGAGAGTCCCACGGCTCGTCCCTGGGCGGCGCGGCCGTGCAGGGCGCGGGCCAGGGAGCCGGGCGGAACCGCACCTCCGGTGCGGGGAGCATCCTCGGCGGCAACCAGGTGGTCGCTCCGATCACCGCGCCGATCGACGTCTGCGGCAACGCGGTCGCCGTCCTCGGCGAGGCCGACGCGGGCTGCCGCGGCGGTGCGGCCGTCAAGGGCTCGGGTCGTCGTGGCGGCGCGGGCGGCAACGTCACCAGCGGCGCGCACAGCGTCGGCGGCGGCAACCAGGTGGTCGCGCCGATCACCGCGCCGATCAACCTGTGCGGCAACGCCGTCGCCATCTTCGGCGACGCCACGGCGGGGTGCCGCGGCGGCGCCTACGTGGGTGGCGCCCGTCCGGCCGTCCGGGCCGGCGGCAACCGCACCAGCGGCCGTTCCTCGATCCTCGGCGGCAACCAGGTGGTCGCGCCGATCACCGCGCCGATCAACCTGTGCGGCAACTCCGTCGCCGTGCTGGGTGACGCGTTCTCGGGCTGCCGCGGCGGTTCGTCCGTGGGCGGCCCCGGCGGTCACGGCGGGTACGGCCACCACGGTCACGGGGACCACCACCGGCCCCGTCCCGGATCGGGTGGTCACGACACCGACGGGCGCTACTCCGTGGGCGGGGGCACCCAGGTGGTCGCGCCCATCACCGCACCGGTCGAGGTGTGCGGCAACGGCTCGGGCAGCTGCCACGGCGGGTCCACCCCGGGCCACGGCGGTCACGGTCACGGGGGCCACGGCGGATGGTCCGGCGGCTCTGGGGGCAACGTCACCAGCGGTTCGCACAGCGTCGACGGCGGCAACCAGGTGGTCGCGCCGGTCACCGTGCCGGTCAACGTCTGCGGCAACGCCGTCGCGGTTATCGGCGACGCCTTCGCGGGCTGCCGCGGTGGCGCGAGCGTGATCGGCGGCGGGCACGGCGGCCGCTGGGGCGCCGGCGGCAACGTCACCTCCGGCCGTTCCTCGATCCTGGGCGGCAACCAGGTGGTCGCGCCGGTCACCGCGCCGGTCAATGTCTGCGGCAACTCCGTCGCCGTCCTCGGCAAGGCCCACGCGGGCTGCCGGGGCGGGGCCGCGGTCCTCGGCGGCGGCGCCGGTGCGGGCGGCAACGTCACCTCCGGCCGCCACGGAATCCTCGCGGGCAACCAGGTGGTCGCTCCGATCACCGCGCCGATCAACGTCTGCGGCAACTCCGTCGCCGTGCTGGGCGACGCCGCCGCGGGCTGCCTGGGCGGGGCAAGGGTGGGCGGCTGGGGCCACGGCTTCCGGCCGCACCCGCAGCACAGCGCCGCGCGTGGCGCCATGATGCCCGCCACACCCGGCGTGCCGGTGCTGTCGGGCGCGCACACCATGCAGCCGATGAGCGCCCCCGCCGCGCCCTCGGGACCGGTCATCGGCAACCTGCCGAACATGCTCGGCCTCCCGGAGGCGCCGAGTCTGCCGGCCGCCCCGCCCGTCCCGGCAAGCAGGGCTGGGAAGGGCGTGGCCCCCGTCGGCAACCCCGCCGCCGTCGTGTCCAAGGCCACCGGCTCGCTGCCGGCCGCGGGCTCGCTCGACGACACGGCCCGCACGCTGCCCGCCAAGCGGACGCTGGACGACGCCACCGCCTCGCTTCCCGTGGCCGACACCACGCGGAACCTGCCCACCGGCGACCTCGGCAGGACCACCGAGGTGCTCCCGCTGGGCAAGCTCGGCCTCATGAGCGCGGAGCAGCCCGTCGGTCTGACCGGCATGAACGCCGGCTCGTTCGCCGCGCTGGTCCTCGGCGCCATGTTCGCCGCCTCGGCGAGCCTGTTCGCCGTCACCCGCCGCTTCCGCTTCGGCCGCAGGTAG
- the topA gene encoding type I DNA topoisomerase, protein MPANNGNAGGTRLVIVESPAKAKTIAGYLGRGYIVESSIGHIRDLPEKADDIPEKYKSEAWARLGVNVDHEFEPLYVVNPDKKAQVSKLKQLLKEADELYLATDEDREGEAIAWHLREVLKPKIPVHRMVFHEITPHAIRDAVSNPRDLDLRLVDAQETRRILDRLYGYEVSPVLWKKVKPRLSAGRVQSVATRLVVERERERLAFTAAGYWDLQALFDTGRAGDDARTFSATLTGVNGRRVAQGRDFASTGRLKSPDILHLDEAAATALAGRLAGASYAVRSVERKPYTRKPYAPFRTTTLQQEASRKLGFSAKYTMQVAQRLYENGFITYMRTDSVTLSETAVAAARSQAIKLYGAAYVPDKPRAYTSKVKNAQEAHEAIRPSGEEFRTPGETGLSGDTFRLYELIWQRTVASQMKDAVGESVSVKVAGTSGAAGSAGTAEDAVEVEFSATGRTITFHGFLRAYVEGADDPATDRDDSEKRLPTLSEGDRLTAAELTALGHSTKPPARYTEASLVKELEDREIGRPSTYASIIGTILDRGYVFKKGTALVPSFLAFAVVNLLEQHFGNLVDYDFTAEMEKVLDDIANDRAERVPELRRFYFGAGDGDEGLKEMVTDLGEIDAKEISSFPIRGTDIVIRVGRYGPYLDRDGARVNIPEDMAPDDLTAAKAEELFSRPSGDRDLGVDPATGRRIVAKDGRFGPYVTEILPEEPAPADGRKRTKKADAPKPRTSSLFKTMDLDTVTLEQALMLLQLPRVVGRIDGEEVTAQNGKFGPYIKKGTDSRSLASEDDLLTVTIEQAKELFAQPKPRGRGRAAAAPPLRELGEDPNSKKPVVVKEGRFGPYVTDGETNASLRKGDTVEEITLERAAELLAERRERAPAPKRTTTRARTTTKKPAAKS, encoded by the coding sequence GTGCCAGCCAACAACGGCAACGCCGGCGGAACCCGCCTGGTGATCGTGGAATCGCCCGCGAAGGCGAAGACGATCGCCGGGTACCTCGGGCGCGGCTACATCGTCGAGTCGAGCATCGGCCACATCCGTGATCTCCCGGAGAAGGCCGACGACATCCCGGAGAAGTACAAGAGCGAGGCCTGGGCCCGCCTCGGGGTGAACGTCGACCACGAGTTCGAGCCGCTCTATGTCGTCAACCCCGACAAGAAGGCACAGGTCTCCAAGCTCAAGCAGCTTCTCAAGGAGGCCGACGAGCTCTACCTCGCCACCGACGAGGACCGGGAGGGCGAGGCCATCGCCTGGCACCTGCGCGAGGTGCTGAAGCCCAAGATCCCGGTGCACCGCATGGTGTTCCACGAGATCACCCCGCACGCGATCCGGGACGCGGTGTCCAACCCCCGCGACCTCGACCTCCGCCTGGTCGACGCCCAGGAGACCCGGCGCATCCTCGACCGCCTGTACGGCTACGAGGTCAGTCCCGTCCTGTGGAAGAAGGTCAAGCCTCGGTTGTCGGCCGGGCGGGTGCAGTCGGTCGCGACCCGTCTGGTGGTGGAGCGCGAGCGGGAGCGCCTGGCGTTCACCGCGGCCGGCTACTGGGACCTCCAGGCGCTGTTCGACACCGGCCGGGCCGGGGACGACGCCCGGACGTTCTCCGCCACGCTGACCGGGGTGAACGGCAGGCGCGTGGCCCAGGGCCGCGACTTCGCCTCCACCGGGCGGCTCAAGAGCCCCGACATCCTGCACCTCGACGAGGCCGCCGCGACCGCCCTCGCCGGACGGCTGGCGGGCGCCTCGTACGCCGTGCGTTCGGTGGAGCGCAAGCCGTACACGCGCAAGCCGTACGCGCCGTTCCGGACGACCACCCTGCAGCAGGAGGCGAGCCGCAAGCTGGGCTTCTCCGCGAAGTACACGATGCAGGTGGCCCAGCGGCTCTACGAGAACGGCTTCATCACCTACATGCGTACCGACAGCGTCACGCTGTCGGAGACCGCCGTCGCCGCCGCCCGCAGCCAGGCGATCAAGCTGTACGGCGCGGCGTACGTGCCGGACAAGCCGCGCGCCTACACGAGCAAGGTCAAGAACGCCCAGGAGGCGCACGAGGCGATCCGGCCGTCCGGGGAGGAGTTCCGCACGCCGGGCGAGACCGGGCTCTCCGGGGACACGTTCCGGCTCTACGAGCTGATCTGGCAGCGTACGGTCGCCTCCCAGATGAAGGACGCGGTCGGCGAGTCGGTGTCGGTCAAGGTCGCCGGCACGTCCGGCGCGGCAGGCTCCGCTGGGACGGCCGAGGACGCGGTGGAGGTCGAGTTCAGCGCCACCGGCCGGACGATCACCTTCCACGGCTTCCTGAGGGCGTACGTCGAGGGCGCCGACGACCCCGCGACCGACCGGGACGACTCGGAGAAGCGCCTGCCCACGCTGAGCGAGGGCGACCGGCTCACCGCGGCCGAGCTGACCGCGCTCGGGCACTCGACCAAGCCGCCCGCGCGGTACACCGAGGCGTCGCTGGTCAAGGAGCTGGAGGACCGGGAGATCGGCCGCCCGTCGACGTACGCGTCGATCATCGGAACGATCCTGGACCGGGGCTACGTGTTCAAGAAGGGCACCGCCCTGGTGCCGTCGTTCCTCGCGTTCGCCGTGGTCAACCTGCTGGAGCAGCACTTCGGCAACCTGGTCGACTACGACTTCACGGCCGAGATGGAGAAGGTCCTCGACGACATCGCCAACGACCGCGCCGAGCGGGTGCCCGAGCTGCGCAGGTTCTACTTCGGCGCGGGGGACGGCGACGAGGGCCTGAAGGAGATGGTCACCGACCTCGGGGAGATCGACGCCAAGGAGATCAGCTCGTTCCCGATCAGGGGGACGGACATCGTGATCAGGGTGGGCCGCTACGGGCCGTACCTCGACCGCGACGGCGCCCGGGTGAACATCCCCGAGGACATGGCACCCGACGACCTGACCGCGGCGAAGGCCGAGGAGCTGTTCTCGCGGCCGAGCGGCGACCGTGATCTCGGCGTCGATCCGGCCACCGGCCGGAGGATCGTCGCCAAGGACGGCCGGTTCGGCCCGTACGTCACGGAGATCCTGCCCGAGGAGCCGGCCCCGGCGGACGGCAGGAAGCGGACGAAGAAGGCCGATGCTCCCAAGCCGCGTACGAGCTCGCTGTTCAAGACGATGGACCTGGACACGGTCACGCTGGAGCAGGCGCTGATGCTGCTCCAGCTGCCGCGTGTGGTGGGTCGGATCGACGGCGAGGAGGTGACGGCGCAGAACGGCAAGTTCGGGCCGTACATCAAGAAGGGCACCGACTCGCGGTCGCTCGCGTCGGAGGATGACCTGCTCACGGTCACGATCGAGCAGGCCAAGGAGTTGTTCGCCCAGCCGAAGCCGCGGGGACGCGGCCGCGCCGCGGCCGCCCCGCCGCTGCGGGAGCTGGGCGAGGACCCGAACTCCAAGAAGCCGGTGGTGGTGAAGGAGGGCCGCTTCGGTCCGTACGTCACCGACGGCGAGACCAACGCGTCGCTGCGCAAGGGCGACACGGTCGAGGAGATCACGCTGGAGCGGGCGGCGGAGCTGCTGGCCGAGCGGCGGGAGCGGGCGCCCGCGCCCAAGCGGACCACCACCCGGGCCAGGACCACCACGAAGAAGCCCGCCGCCAAGTCCTGA
- a CDS encoding M20/M25/M40 family metallo-hydrolase yields the protein MTPRNGEDEVVELCRDLIRIDSVNAGDNAGPGEREAAEYVAGKLAEVGLEPRILESDKGRANVVARVEGADPGRDALLLHGHLDVVPFDAADWTHHPLSGEVADGCVWGRGAVDMKDMDAMILAVVRRRLSEGRRPPRDVVLVFTADEEAGGHYGAQWLADRHPELFEGCTEAVGEVGGFSVTTAKGRLYLIEAAEKGIAWMRLTAKGRAGHGSMLNDDNAVTELAEAVGRIGRHKWPVRLTPTVQAFFEEVFGTEVRAEDAEAAVATLGPLARMIGATLQNTANPTMLQAGYKANVIPQAATAHVDGRFLPGYEDEFFQTVDELLGPNVTREFVYHDVAVETPFKGPLVKAMADALHEEDPGSRVVPYTLSGGTDLKAFSRLGISGYGFAPLRLPEDLDFSGMFHGIDERVPVDSLQFGVRVLDRFLEYC from the coding sequence ATGACCCCACGCAACGGGGAGGACGAGGTCGTCGAGCTCTGCCGCGACCTGATCCGGATCGACTCGGTGAACGCGGGGGACAACGCGGGCCCCGGAGAACGCGAGGCCGCGGAGTACGTGGCCGGGAAGCTGGCGGAGGTCGGCCTGGAACCGCGGATCCTGGAGTCCGACAAGGGCCGGGCGAACGTGGTCGCCCGGGTGGAGGGCGCCGACCCGGGGCGGGACGCCCTCCTCCTGCACGGTCATCTGGACGTCGTGCCGTTCGACGCGGCCGACTGGACGCACCACCCGCTCAGCGGCGAGGTCGCCGACGGCTGCGTCTGGGGCCGCGGGGCCGTGGACATGAAGGACATGGACGCGATGATCCTCGCCGTCGTACGGCGGCGGCTGAGCGAGGGGCGCAGGCCGCCGAGGGACGTCGTCCTCGTCTTCACGGCGGACGAGGAGGCCGGCGGCCACTACGGCGCCCAGTGGCTGGCCGACAGGCACCCGGAGCTGTTCGAGGGCTGCACCGAGGCCGTCGGCGAGGTCGGCGGCTTCAGCGTGACCACGGCCAAGGGGCGGCTGTACCTGATCGAGGCGGCGGAGAAGGGCATCGCCTGGATGCGCCTGACCGCCAAGGGCAGGGCCGGGCACGGCTCGATGCTCAACGACGACAACGCCGTGACCGAGCTCGCCGAGGCGGTCGGCCGGATCGGCCGCCACAAGTGGCCGGTGCGGCTCACGCCGACCGTGCAGGCGTTCTTCGAGGAGGTCTTCGGCACGGAGGTCAGGGCCGAGGACGCGGAGGCGGCGGTGGCCACGCTCGGCCCGCTCGCCCGCATGATCGGCGCGACGCTCCAGAACACGGCCAACCCGACCATGCTCCAGGCCGGCTACAAGGCGAACGTCATCCCCCAGGCCGCGACCGCGCACGTGGACGGCAGGTTCCTGCCCGGCTACGAGGACGAGTTCTTCCAGACCGTCGACGAGCTGCTCGGGCCCAACGTGACGCGGGAGTTCGTCTACCACGACGTCGCGGTCGAGACACCCTTCAAGGGCCCGCTCGTCAAGGCGATGGCCGACGCGCTGCACGAGGAGGACCCCGGTTCGCGGGTCGTGCCGTACACGCTGAGCGGCGGCACCGATCTCAAGGCGTTCAGCCGCCTCGGGATCAGCGGGTACGGCTTCGCGCCGCTGCGGCTTCCCGAGGACTTGGACTTCTCCGGGATGTTCCATGGCATCGACGAGCGGGTTCCGGTGGATTCGCTCCAGTTTGGCGTCCGGGTCCTTGACCGTTTCCTCGAATACTGCTGA
- a CDS encoding DUF5703 family protein has protein sequence MLDYSYLDLYLPRGTPREVARQMLTEHAEHGDWELERLRLYPDGSRRVRLRRKIIRAARTM, from the coding sequence GTGCTCGACTACTCCTATCTGGACCTGTACCTGCCGCGCGGCACCCCTCGGGAGGTGGCGCGACAGATGCTGACGGAGCATGCCGAGCACGGAGACTGGGAACTGGAGCGGCTGCGCCTCTATCCCGACGGCAGCAGGCGCGTCCGGCTGCGTCGGAAGATCATACGGGCCGCTCGGACGATGTGA